A region of Jaculus jaculus isolate mJacJac1 chromosome 20, mJacJac1.mat.Y.cur, whole genome shotgun sequence DNA encodes the following proteins:
- the Ice1 gene encoding little elongation complex subunit 1 isoform X2, whose protein sequence is MMPGETQPAAPGSAAGLARCQGCASLQQNLNEYVEALITLKQKIINTDNLLTEYQKKCDELQFARRENSTLHHQVEQMLQKISPLQKCQEELGSLKAELEEKKSSLKLYQDTQQEYARVKEECLKSDAQKKKLEAKVKKLEEAVMRQTQDFKQLRNEKKMLEKEFKKTQERLDEFSKQKNERELRHIGTQISSDSYRSIDKRKVKGLLKELWLCVNGVRSVHGPENPTKENAIHGPSGEGGALPLAQGSPPRTSGVQARPTELSVEGEGHCANCERAEDEQSSEGGKRNPQSISHEERHATVMEAQPGAGDRADFPGCGRSLDEDLQAAIHFFKPPPPLLSPVPSPPLPPPRLSAFSAPLLPETYFGAYTDSSDNDSVPLGSTAESASEDEAVESQDYFGLLGKSEGDRTWAGKPKPQSAVRILRRSSARTVTPNRTEPLVALPKEPLTPLSSAQGRHWIASPRFVNEQETFNVAERQVGIEKPGSSVQAGNTLHKPAWNRWVEMPSVSLTQEKVIGAEESEPSSSPLVERTLSELSGAEGKSPSSTMKRLPQPGFTKCSLTDGIPSESDLATGAGCFQRSGERAKEREAVRGSMLGSPEPDSPSSDDGMEVVGLDGEGSFSSSSTSASVCSKPQSSRLTLVSNAHNPVEVFPRQVCHAEQLQMGTLDAFLLRAEPPSCAEQEHNPGQSTHALSSVLGAPAFNDQQSRKKEGTNILKGMTKMYSLPQSVFRKATKDGQCESQGPVPRFTLRPSGLTTVACSQPGSGTRGSAVVRSASWHHSDVLRRAGRESPVASSECEQKGSRQSEKGVPALGGGGLTSEPEQPKGRAHGPPASRASAALLPNQVSVITKQTRPEKAPSAILEQRRPRGDEQTSATESHTNTAGALPSVAGRARAIQEAAVVKSPSPEVSASWGKPDAGFPRGSLPAESFDYSTDGRVTFSAEHSLTQSQDSESESAPRGEPWKCTQPPPAVRLGATRVHSEELRAAEVTESCRAAGRAGTEAPVVTGGAPSAPQRAAETFPESRPARSSPLGSADEEAQDGLQSRLPVASRCSTGLRDPAGEDTELEESEACSCSEGERELEAEGTAGGGRQQAVGDSGRHVGDSKAEAAEARPCTDVGFLTSALQDFSLSPFPDLDRLSTSEVVMFLQSCQLRDYSSGDSVSECSSRGTLTKEWKQSAVLLGNLGKCEEEMLGTSEEWVEAEDDDPSENFSQHGPCSLETLSAVLTKLGRELHAHREDCSSEDADRPVLLSVHSSPTADHLEAVPLEETPAPHAPELPRPAVGNSTGSSPRGTCDPEHIQSRLKEDSNITKSANSVEGDLKEPGPPLTLSSYCEAPLRPEQSRSCVAESAVRYRISTVTSEVINVVINKNQNVVIEKGDNWTIISGVAISPGMGQVLCGTVGDGPISQDQGTLDASSGSVMSKEKPIEAGHTSALLPEPPGGSNFPGSQEDVSSTGQSANFDKSRLRSRPVKPSIWVSSQIYDQLGETERVVAFDHTYCNWKLESVSKSKNRSKISNKDQSPKPGKTWGLSRDDACQGEVNQPSGARESTKPLRTQAQPILANADTSTPMDSSPDTLSKIRQEVGPPLPPLLAPLIATPPRSSQPVSPVISSSSPSPASPASHVSPLCDISGPPGLSSWPETAQQASSPGPSPAPSPAAGAAGRIVSSPLQFCSATPKHALPVPGRLPPCAPGHAVVGGTQENSVKILDTMYPELSARARTLNLLKGNLQLSRGSCVDGKVLIGFKAITSTSTAFVKTRSSCGGEGSQKSRDMGTQQGMSAKRTSSACTLRSAKRLRLDSESPEPESRAVSAGVKNLPGTAPQADPVTAEEGQSASPGGGPASPLPGDPKETVESPDEAIARAMKKVAEAAFDLLPVIRSHVYVGNISKKPVMRDQEKEVVYEFSTTKKALS, encoded by the exons GAAGAAGAAACTAGAAGCTAAGGTGAAGAAGCTGGAGG AGGCTGTTATGAGGCAAACTCAGGACTTCAAGCAACtgaggaatgaaaagaaaatgcttgAAAAGGAATTTAAGAAGACACAG GAAAGGCTCGATGAATTTTCTaagcagaaaaatgaaagag AGTTGAGACATATTGGAACACAGATCTCCAGTGATTCTTACAGAAGCATAGATAAGC GAAAGGTCAAGGGGCTGCTGAAGGAACTCTGGCTGTGCGTGAACGGCGTGCGCAGCGTGCACGGCCCAG AAAACCCTACCAAAGAAAATGCCATCCATGGACCATCTGGGGAAGGTGGAGCACTGCCTCTAGCACAAGGCAGTCCTCCCAGGACTTCGGGTGTGCAGGCACGCCCCACAGAGCTGTCCGTGGAGGGCGAGGGCCACTGTGCTAACTGTGAACGTGCAGAGGACGAGCAGTCCAGTGAAGGAGGAAAGCGTAACCCTCAGTCCATCTCCCACGAGGAGAGGCATGCCACAGTCATGGAGGCGCAGCCTGGTGCGGGGGACAGGGCTGACTTCCCCGGCTGCGGACGCTCCCTGGATGAAGATCTTCAAGCCGCGATCCACTTCTTCAAGCCGCCCCCACCTCTGCTGTCTCCAGTGCCCTCTCCCCCTCTGCCGCCACCACGTCTGAGCGCCTTCTCTGCTCCCCTGCTGCCT GAAACCTACTTTGGAGCGTATACAGACTCCAGTGACAATGACTCTGTCCCGCTTGGAAGTACTGCCGAGTCTGCTTCAGAAGACGAGGCTGTCGAATCacaggattattttggcttacttgggAAAAGTGAGGGAGATCGTACATGGGCAGGAAAGCCCAAGCCACAGAGTGCTGTCCGCATTCTCCGTAGATCTTCTGCACGCACAGTGACGCCCAACAGAACGGAGCCTTTAGTGGCACTGCCCAAGGAACCTCTCACCCCCTTGTCCTCAGCCCAAGGAAGGCATTGGATAGCATCACCCAGATTTGTGAATGAACAGGAGACTTTCAATGTGGCAGAAAGGCAAGTGGGTATCGAGAAGCCAGGGAGTTCTGTTCAGGCTGGAAACACACTTCATAAGCCTGCTTGGAATCGGTGGGTTGAGATGCCATCTGTCAGCCTGACACAAGAGAAGGTCATTGGGGCTGAGGAGTCAGAGCCATCGTCGTCTCCCCTTGTTGAGAGGACACTGAGTGAGCTCAGTGGGGCTGAAGGAAAATCCCCATCATCAACAATGAAGAGATTGCCCCAGCCAGGATTTACCAAGTGTTCACTCACTGATGGGATCCCTTCTGAATCAGACCTGGCAACTGGTGCTGGCTGTTTTCAGAGATCTGGAGAAagggcaaaagaaagagaagctgtgAGAGGGTCAATGTTAGGATCACCTGAGCCAGACAGCCCCAGCTCAGATGATGGGATGGAGGTGGTGGGGCTTGATGGTGAGGGcagcttttcctcctcctctacctCAGCATCTGTCTGCAGCAAGCCCCAGTCATCACGGCTGACACTTGTCAGCAATGCACACAACCCAGTGGAAGTCTTCCCTCGGCAAGTGTGTCACGCAGAACAGTTGCAGATGGGAACATTAGATGCCTTTCTTCTGCGTGCTGAGCCTCCCAGTTGTGCTGAACAAGAACATAACCCAGGGCAGAGTACACATGCTCTAAGTTCTGTGCTGGGGGCACCTGCTTTTAATGATCAGCagagcagaaagaaggaaggtacaaacattttaaaaggcaTGACCAAAATGTACTCACTTCCCCAGTCAGTATTTCGGAAGGCGACAAAAGATGGGCAGTGTGAGAGCCAGGGTCCAGTTCCACGGTTCACGCTCCGTCCGTCAGGTCTGACCACAGTGGCCTGCTCGCAGCCCGGCTCCGGCACAAGGGGCTCCGCTGTTGTTAGAAGCGCTTCATGGCACCACAGTGATGTACTAAGGAGAGCTGGTCGGGAAAGTCCTGTAGCCAGCTCTGAGTGTGAGCAGAAGGGGAGTCGCCAGTCAGAGAAGGGAGTACcggccttgggaggtggagggttGACGAGCGAGCCAGAGCAGCCCAAGGGAAGGGCCCATGGTCCCCCGGCATCCAGGGCCTCTGCGGCTTTATTGCCCAACCAAGTGTCAGTCATCACAAAGCAGACAAGGCCCGAGAAGGCTCCGAGCGCCATCCTGGAGCAGAGGAGGCCACGTGGGGATGAGCAGACCTCGGCCACAGAGAGTCATACGAACACAGCTGGCGCCCTGCCCTCTGTAGCCGGACGAGCCAGGGCCATCCAGGAGGCAGCTGTGGTCAAAAGCCCTTCACCAGAAGTGTCTGCCTCTTGGGGAAAACCGGACGCTGGTTTTCCACGTGGTTCCTTACCAGCAGAGAGCTTTGATTATTCCACAGATGGCAGGGTGACTTTCTCTGCTGAGCACAGCCTTACCCAGAGCCAGGACTCTGAGAGCGAGTCTGCGCCGCGGGGGGAGCCGTGGAAATGCACACAGCCTCCCCCTGCGGTCAGGCTGGGCGCCACTAGGGTGCACAGTGAGGAGCTGCGCGCAGCTGAGGTCACAGAGTCCTGTAGAGCTGCAGGCCGAGCGGGCACTGAGGCCCCCGTGGTCACAGGTGGTGCTCCTAGCGCACCCCAGCGTGCAGCTGAAACTTTTCCTGAAAGCCGCCCTGCGCGCTCTTCACCACTTGGCAGTGCAGACGAGGAGGCCCAGGACGGACTCCAGAGTCGTCTTCCTGTGGCTTCCCGCTGCTCCACAGGCCTGCGCGATCCGGCCGGGGAGGACACGGAGCTGGAGGAGAGCGAGGCGTGCAGCTGCAGCGAAGGCGAGCGCGAGCTCGAGGCCGAGGGCACCGCGGGGGGCGGGCGGCAGCAGGCCGTGGGTGACTCGGGGAGGCATGTGGGAGACAGCAAGGCAGAGGCAGCCGAGGCAAGACCCTGCACAGATGTAGGCTTTCTGACCTCGGCTCTGCAGGACTTCAGCCTCAGCCCCTTTCCTGATCTAGACAGGCTGTCCACGTCAGAGGTGGTCATGTTTCTCCAAAGCTGCCAACTAAGGGATTACAGCTCAGGGGACTCGGTGTCGGAATGTTCTAGCAGAGGAACCCTGACTAAAGAGTGGAAGCAGAGTGCTGTGCTCTTGGGCAATCTTGGGAAGTGTGAGGAGGAGATGCTTGGGACCTCGGAGGAGTGGGTTGAAGCAGAAGATGATGATCCCTCTGAGAATTTCAGCCAGCATGGCCCGTGTTCTTTGGAAACTCTGTCCGCGGTTCTCACCAAGCTGGGGCGAGAACTGCATGCACACCGTGAGGACTGTAGCAGTGAGGATGCAGATCGCCCTGTTCTCCTAAGTGTGCACAGCAGCCCAACAGCTGACCATTTGGAGGCAGTGCCACTGGAGGAAACCCCCGCTCCCCATGCTCCAGAGCTGCCCCGGCCAGCAGTTGGGAACAGCACAGGCAGCTCGCCACGTGGTACATGTGATCCTGAGCACATTCAGAGCAGACTCAAGGAGGACTCCAATATCACCAAGTCTGCCAACAGTGTGGAGGGTGACCTGAAAGAACCTGGGCCACCATTGACTCTGAGCTCCTACTGTGAGGCCCCACTTAGGCCAGAGCAGAGTCGCAGCTGTGTGGCTGAGTCAGCGGTCCGGTACCGTATCTCCACAGTGACCTCCGAAGTTATAAACGTGGTTATAAACAAAAACCAGAATGTAGTTATTGAAAAGGGGGACAACTGGACGATCATCAGTGGggttgccatctctccaggaatgGGACAGGTCCTGTGTGGTACTGTAGGGGATGGTCCCATTTCTCAGGATCAGGGGACACTGGACGCTAGTTCTGGTTCCGTGATGTCCAAGGAGAAGCCTATAGAGGCTGGCCACACTAGTGCCCTACTTCCAGAGCCTCCAGGTGGTAGCAACTTTCCAGGTTCCCAAGAAGATGTTTCCAGCACTGGTCAGAGTGCCAACTTTGATAAGAGTCGCTTGCGGAGCAGGCCCGTGAAGCCTAGCATATGGGTTAGCTCTCAGATATATGACCAGCTGGGGGAGACCGAGAGGGTTGTTGCTTTCGATCACACGTACTGTAACTGGAAGCTCGAGTCTGTCAGCAAAAGTAAAAATCGATCAAAAATCTCAAACAAAGATCAGTCCCCCAAGCCCGGGAAGACTTGGGGACTAAGCAGGGACGATGCTTGTCAGGGTGAAGTTAACCAGCCCTCGGGTGCCAGAGAGAGCACAAAACCTCTTCGGACCCAGGCCCAGCCCATCTTGGCCAATGCTGACACGTCTACCCCCATGGACTCTTCTCCCGACACCCTGAGCAAGATCCGCCAAGAGGTCGGGCCCCCATTGCCACCTCTTCTTGCTCCACTGATAGCCACACCTCCAAGGAGTTCCCAGCCAGTGTCCCCTGTGATATCAAGCTCAAGTCCCTCACCAGCTTCCCCTGCCAGTCACGTTTCCCCCTTGTGTGATATCTCAGGGCCTCCTGGGTTGTCTTCCTGGCCTGAAACAGCCCAGCAGGCTTCCTCACCAGGACCCTCTCCAGCTCCATCTCCTGCTGCAGGGGCTGCTGGAAGGATCGTATCCTCTCCTCTGCAGTTCTGCTCAGCCACACCCAAGCACGCACTTCCTGTGCCTGGCCGACTCCCACCCTGTGCCCCTGGCCATGCAGTGGTAGGAGGGACTCAAGAAAATTCTGTTAAAATCCTAGACACCATGTACCCAGAGCTGTCTGCCAGAGCCCGAACCCTCAACCTCCTCAAAGGGAACCTTCAGCTGTCTCGAGGTTCCTGTGTGGATGGGAAGGTGCTCATAGGGTTCAAAGCCATCACCTCCACCTCAACAGCTTTTGTCAAAACTAGGAGCAGCTGTGGTGGTGAAGGGAGCCAGAAGTCAAGAGACATGGGTACCCAGCAGGGCATGAGTGCCAAGAGAACTTCGTCAGCCTGTACGCTGAGGAGTGCTAAAAGACTACGCCTAGACAGTGAGTCCCCGGAACCAGAAAGCAGGGCCGTCTCTGCAGGAGTCAAGAACCTCCCAGGAACAGCCCCCCAGGCTGACCCAGTCACGGCAGAGGAGGGGCAAAGCGCCAGCCCAGGGGGTGGTCCAGCTTCTCCACTGCCTGGTGACCCCAAAGAAACCGTGGAGTCCCCTGATGAAGCCATAGCTCGGGCAATGAAGAAGGTCGCCGAGGCTGCTTTTGACCTGTTGCCTGTCATTCGCAGTCACGTGTATGTGGGGAATATCTCCAAAAAGCCTGTCATGAGAGACCAAGAGAAGGAAGTTGTGTATGAATTCAGCACAACAAAAAA AGCACTTAGCTGA